The following proteins are encoded in a genomic region of Natrinema sp. DC36:
- a CDS encoding EamA family transporter: MRRYIGLSLFSCLAYSLVAPLLSIAMTDMSSTMAVFLSNSVMFVTVGLVLVYRGLSVRPYLRHPRTPHLVAMGVLLTVGLLTYYRALALGPVSIVVPIYGLFIVISSLVGLVVFDETVTIRKLAAIGLSVVAIALMSV, encoded by the coding sequence ATGCGACGGTACATCGGCCTCTCGCTGTTTTCCTGTCTCGCGTACAGCCTGGTCGCCCCCCTGCTCTCGATCGCGATGACCGACATGTCCAGTACGATGGCCGTGTTCCTCTCGAATTCGGTGATGTTCGTCACCGTCGGACTCGTGCTCGTCTATCGCGGGCTGTCGGTACGGCCGTACCTCCGACATCCGCGGACGCCACATCTCGTCGCGATGGGCGTGCTGTTGACCGTCGGTCTGCTGACGTACTATCGAGCGCTGGCGCTCGGTCCGGTGAGTATCGTCGTCCCGATTTACGGGCTCTTCATCGTGATCAGTTCGCTAGTCGGGCTCGTCGTCTTCGACGAAACTGTTACCATCCGCAAACTCGCTGCTATCGGATTGAGTGTGGTGGCGATCGCGCTGATGTCCGTGTGA